A part of Aegilops tauschii subsp. strangulata cultivar AL8/78 chromosome 2, Aet v6.0, whole genome shotgun sequence genomic DNA contains:
- the LOC109763881 gene encoding putative kinase-like protein TMKL1: protein MRTTARALPRCLLLFACFFLLRSPLLVVAAGDVDLVIDKLKPALQGAAAANAQLATWNASTPLCLWRGLRWSTPAGRPLRCDAAAARANLSLAGDAALLLTSIRLPAAALAGRLPPELGAFAALETVYLAANSLSGAIPLELGNAPALSELDLSGNALSGALPPSIWNLCDRLAELRLHGNALTGAIPAPAGPNDTCDRLRILDLGANRFSGDFPAFLTGFRGLQRLDLGGNRLEGPIPEPLAAMRGLQMLNLSYNNFSGQLPPGFAASSFTTESFLGNSPALCGPPLQQPCVSPSGLSSGSVAGMVIGLMAGAVVLASVSIGWAQGRWRRNRVRRAAEEGVETEEGGEGKLVVFQGGEHLTLEEVLNATGQVVEKASYCTVYKAKLADAGGSIELRLLREGSCKDAASCGPAVRRIGRARHENLVPLRAFYQGRRGEKLLVYDYFPHRTLHDLLHGGGGLEGRPALTWPRRHKIALGAARALAYLHESRHGDAPVVHGNVRSSNVLVDEYFVPRMTEYAVVGRLLVPSAAEAVLSAARADGYCAPELQTMKRCAPRTDVYAFGILLLELLMGRKPAPAANGGDDLPSLVKAAVLEETAVEVFDPEVAKGVRSPAEEGLVQALKLAMGCCAPVAAARPSMAEVARQLEESRPKASRSALYSPAETRSEAGTPTTAA from the coding sequence ATGCGCACCACAGCGCGCGCACTGCCGCGCTGCCTCCTCCTCTTCGCCTGCTTCTTCCTGCTGCGCTCCCCGTTGCTCGTCGTGGCGGCCGGCGACGTCGACCTCGTCATCGACAAGCTGAAGCCGGCGCTGCAGGGCGCGGCGGCCGCCAACGCGCAGCTCGCCACCTGGAACGCCTCCACGCCGCTCTGCCTCTGGCGCGGCCTCCGCTGGTCCACGCCCGCGGGCCGGCCGCTGCGCTgcgacgccgccgccgcgcggGCCAACCTCTCGCTCGCCGGGGACGCCGCCCTCCTCCTCACCTCcatccgcctccccgccgccgcgctcgccggCCGCCTCCCGCCGGAGCTCGGCGCCTTCGCGGCGCTCGAGACCGTCTACCTcgccgccaactcgctctccggcgccaTCCCGCTCGAGCTCGGCAACGCGCCCGCGCTCTCCGAGCTCGACCTCTCCGGCAACGCCCTCTCCGGCGCGCTCCCGCCCTCCATCTGGAACCTCTGCGACCGCCTCGCCGAGCTCCGCCTCCACGGCAACGCCCTCACCGGAGCGATTCCCGCGCCGGCCGGGCCCAACGATACGTGCGACCGTCTCCGGATTCTTGACCTCGGCGCCAACCGCTTCTCCGGCGACTTCCCGGCGTTCCTGACGGGCTTCCGTGGCCTCCAGCGCCTCGACCTCGGCGGCAACCGCCTCGAGGGACCCAtaccggagcccctcgccgcgATGAGAGGCCTCCAGATGCTCAATCTCTCTTACAACAACTTCTCCGGCCAGCTTCCTCCGGGGTTCGCGGCCTCGAGCTTCACCACGGAATCGTTCCTGGGAAACAGCCCGGCGCTGTGCGGCCCGCCGTTGCAGCAGCCGTGCGTATCCCCTTCGGGCCTCAGCTCCGGCAGCGTCGCGGGCATGGTCATCGGGCTGATGGCCGGCGCCGTCGTTCTGGCGTCGGTGTCCATCGGCTGGGCGCAGGGGAGGTGGAGGCGGAACAGGGTGAGGCGAGCGGCGGAGGAGGGGGTGGAGACGGAGGAAGGCGGCGAAGGGAAGCTGGTGGTGTTCCAGGGCGGTGAGCACCTGACGCTGGAGGAGGTGCTGAATGCGACGGGGCAGGTGGTGGAGAAGGCGAGCTACTGCACGGTGTACAAGGCGAAGCTGGCGGACGCCGGCGGCAGCATCGAGCTCCGGCTGCTGCGCGAGGGGAGCTGCAAGGACGCGGCGTCGTGCGGGCCGGCCGTGCGGCGCATCGGGCGCGCGCGGCACGAGAACCTGGTGCCGCTCCGGGCCTTCTACCAGGGCCGGCGCGGCGAGAAGCTGCTCGTGTACGATTACTTCCCGCACCGGACGCTCCACGACCTCctccacggcggcggcggcctcgagGGCAGGCCGGCGCTGACGTGGCCGCGGCGGCACAAGATCGCGCTGGGCGCGGCGCGCGCGCTGGCGTACCTGCACGAGAGCCGGCACGGGGACGCGCCGGTGGTGCACGGCAACGTGCGGTCGTCGAACGTGCTGGTGGACGAGTACTTCGTGCCGAGGATGACCGAATACGCCGTTGTCGGCAGGCTGCTGGTGCCGTCCGCGGCGGAGGCCGTGCTGTCGGCGGCGAGGGCGGACGGGTACTGCGCGCCGGAGCTGCAGACGATGAAGCGATGCGCGCCCCGGACGGACGTGTACGCGTTCGGGATACTGCTGCTGGAGCTGCTGATGGGGAGGAAGCCCGCCCCGGCGGCGAACGGGGGCGACGACCTGCCGTCGCTGGTGAAGGCGGCGGTGCTCGAGGAGACGGCCGTGGAGGTGTTCGACCCGGAGGTGGCGAAGGGCGTGCGGAGCCCGGCGGAGGAGGGCCTCGTGCAGGCGCTGAAGCTGGCGATGGGCTGCTGcgcgccggtggcggcggcgcggccgaGCATGGCGGAGGTGGCGCGGCAGCTCGAGGAGAGCCGGCCCAAGGCCAGCCGGTCGGCGCTGTACAGCCCCGCCGAGACGAGGAGCGAGGCCGGCACGCCGACGACCGCCGCCTAG